The following proteins are encoded in a genomic region of Paenibacillus sp. FSL H3-0469:
- a CDS encoding response regulator transcription factor — translation MAEHLNRILVVDDEERIRRLLKMYLEKEGYEIDEAEDGEIALRKATANDYGLILLDVMLPGIDGIEVLTRLRGVKSTPVLMLTAKGEEINRVQGFEMGADDYVVKPFSPREVIYRVKAIMRRSSATAFLSKESNSSNNIVFPFLIIEHDAHRVSAGGQEVSLTPKEYELLHYLAISPDKVFSREELLKDVWNYEFFGDLRTVDTHVKRLREKLNKVSPESAAMITTVWGVGYKLEVPK, via the coding sequence ATGGCTGAGCACTTGAATAGAATTCTGGTAGTGGATGACGAAGAACGCATCCGCCGCCTGCTCAAAATGTATCTTGAAAAAGAAGGCTATGAGATTGATGAGGCAGAGGACGGTGAAATCGCCCTGCGCAAAGCAACCGCCAATGACTACGGTCTGATTCTGCTGGATGTGATGCTGCCGGGTATTGACGGGATAGAAGTGCTGACCAGGCTGAGAGGCGTGAAATCCACACCGGTCCTGATGCTTACCGCTAAGGGCGAGGAGATCAACCGGGTTCAGGGCTTTGAGATGGGGGCAGACGATTATGTCGTCAAGCCATTTAGCCCGCGCGAGGTGATCTACCGGGTCAAGGCGATTATGCGCCGTTCTTCCGCAACAGCATTTTTGTCCAAAGAGAGTAATTCAAGCAACAATATCGTGTTCCCGTTCCTGATTATTGAGCATGATGCACACCGCGTAAGCGCAGGGGGCCAAGAGGTAAGTCTGACGCCCAAGGAATACGAGCTGCTGCATTATCTGGCGATCTCACCGGACAAGGTATTCTCGCGTGAGGAGCTGCTGAAGGATGTATGGAATTACGAGTTCTTCGGAGATCTGCGCACCGTGGACACCCATGTCAAGCGTCTCCGTGAAAAACTGAATAAGGTATCCCCGGAATCGGCAGCGATGATTACAACGGTGTGGGGAGTAGGCTATAAGCTTGAGGTGCCTAAATAA
- the ccsA gene encoding cytochrome c biogenesis protein CcsA — protein MSLLDFSSDVFIAAFLLYSGAFMLFTIAIMGRKWSGRKPEEHTARWGRIAFITSSLGLICHLAYFVTRWMGAGHIPVSNMYEFMTFLSMMVMVAFTVIFAIYRKIILGVFAVPISIVVMAYAAVFPQEVQPLIPSLKSIYLNIHVTLAALGESFFAVGFAAGLMYLLRTVKFDSKERSDRKQQRLVEFTLFSIIVIIGFLGSVFAFRGAGYESVFVRSNVTIDSPGQEDSTIEKVSYKMPPIVAPYHSEIESFQPFLGLQKPLFQAPSWMNGVNAGRKFNTVIWSLLSGLILYGILRLAVRKPLGKALHPVLDGIDENDLDEITYRAIAIGFPIFTLGALIFAMIWAEVAWGRFWGWDPKEVWALVTWLFYSAYLHLRLARGWQGRKSAWLAVLGFLIVMFTLVGVNLVIAGLHSYAGTD, from the coding sequence ATGAGCTTGCTCGATTTCAGCAGTGACGTCTTTATAGCCGCATTTCTTTTATACAGCGGTGCCTTCATGTTGTTCACCATTGCCATTATGGGCCGCAAATGGTCGGGCAGGAAGCCGGAGGAGCATACGGCACGGTGGGGGCGGATTGCTTTTATCACCTCTTCACTCGGGCTGATCTGCCATCTGGCCTACTTCGTTACCCGCTGGATGGGGGCCGGTCATATTCCGGTCAGCAATATGTATGAGTTCATGACCTTCCTATCGATGATGGTGATGGTTGCCTTTACGGTGATCTTTGCCATCTACCGCAAGATAATTCTCGGGGTATTCGCGGTTCCGATCTCCATAGTTGTGATGGCCTATGCAGCGGTATTTCCGCAGGAAGTGCAGCCGCTTATTCCTTCACTCAAATCGATCTATCTGAATATTCATGTCACGCTGGCAGCCCTCGGGGAGTCCTTCTTCGCGGTGGGCTTTGCTGCCGGACTTATGTATCTGCTGCGGACAGTGAAATTTGACAGCAAGGAACGCAGTGACCGTAAGCAGCAGCGGCTGGTCGAATTTACTCTGTTCTCGATCATTGTTATAATTGGATTTCTTGGATCGGTATTTGCCTTTCGCGGCGCGGGCTATGAATCTGTTTTTGTCCGTTCGAACGTTACGATTGACAGCCCCGGGCAGGAAGATAGTACAATAGAGAAAGTGAGTTATAAAATGCCGCCGATTGTGGCACCGTACCATAGCGAAATTGAGAGCTTCCAGCCGTTTCTTGGGCTTCAGAAGCCTTTGTTTCAAGCGCCTTCCTGGATGAATGGTGTCAATGCAGGGCGCAAGTTCAACACTGTGATCTGGTCACTGCTATCCGGACTGATACTGTATGGCATTCTTCGGCTGGCCGTGCGTAAGCCGCTTGGGAAGGCCCTTCATCCGGTGCTTGATGGAATCGACGAGAATGACCTGGATGAGATTACCTACAGGGCAATCGCCATCGGGTTCCCGATTTTCACACTGGGGGCTTTGATTTTTGCAATGATATGGGCTGAGGTGGCTTGGGGCAGATTCTGGGGATGGGACCCCAAGGAAGTCTGGGCACTCGTCACTTGGCTGTTCTACAGTGCGTATCTCCATTTGCGGCTGGCCCGCGGATGGCAGGGACGCAAATCCGCTTGGCTCGCTGTACTCGGCTTTCTAATCGTAATGTTTACCCTGGTCGGTGTTAACCTGGTTATCGCCGGACTTCATTCATATGCGGGAACGGACTGA
- a CDS encoding cytochrome c biogenesis protein ResB: protein MNKREPLISNTKCECGHQNPVGTVLCEACGKPLDEKEENASGNLEMRYDGVARRSQRVSPGVIDKVWNFFSSVKIAIYLIVLTLLGAMLGTIFPQESTFLNIDASTYYEQTYGTAGNIYYRLGLSHTYESWWFVTLLVMIGASLVICSLDRVLPLYKALTRQKVRKHRQFLTRQKLTLITEVEGEPEEWVARIVQPLKKKGYRVRTEGGALLAEKHRFSRWGPYVIHIGLIIFLLAVLARGLPGLNMDQHLAFPQGEAVRIPDTSMYLKNEKFTVEFYSGEEMPEEFRGKKVLPKLYETKAVLYECTADCSDPSKEPQLAEVARHDIQVNSPLSYQGMKAYQFDYDLTPVLRSVQPDLVNASTGESYGKFRLDMKNPQRSFKTGPYTLELKEKYMDFGLNEEGRPVSTSPYPNAPAFLFLIRGPDLPAEGQQYFYFPKQVDKERFQQSAINDKLGGGTRFLELEVGSMTDVDFSESTTYLNIRVDRAMPFVWIGAGIVMLGLILGFYWQHRRIWLIVEGGQLVLGGHTNKNWFGFRRELVSILEQIDMTVDDKSLDNGGGMA, encoded by the coding sequence ATGAATAAGCGTGAGCCGCTGATCAGCAACACCAAATGTGAATGCGGTCACCAGAATCCGGTAGGAACGGTTCTCTGTGAAGCCTGCGGCAAGCCGCTGGATGAGAAGGAAGAGAACGCCTCGGGGAACCTGGAGATGCGCTACGATGGGGTAGCCCGCCGTTCACAACGGGTAAGTCCGGGAGTGATCGATAAGGTCTGGAACTTTTTTTCCTCAGTCAAAATTGCCATCTACCTGATTGTGCTGACACTGCTCGGTGCGATGCTCGGTACGATTTTTCCGCAAGAAAGCACCTTTCTGAATATTGACGCTTCAACCTATTATGAACAAACGTATGGAACAGCCGGGAATATATATTATAGACTCGGCCTTTCGCATACCTATGAATCCTGGTGGTTCGTGACACTGCTGGTCATGATCGGAGCTTCTCTGGTCATCTGCAGCCTGGACCGCGTGCTTCCGCTCTACAAGGCGCTAACCCGGCAGAAGGTCCGCAAGCACCGCCAGTTCCTTACCCGTCAAAAGCTTACGCTGATTACAGAGGTGGAGGGGGAGCCGGAGGAATGGGTGGCACGGATCGTTCAGCCGCTTAAGAAGAAAGGATACCGCGTGCGGACGGAGGGAGGGGCATTACTGGCCGAGAAACACCGTTTCAGCCGCTGGGGACCTTATGTAATACATATTGGCCTGATTATATTTTTGCTTGCTGTGCTCGCCAGAGGATTGCCGGGTCTCAATATGGATCAGCATCTTGCCTTCCCGCAGGGAGAGGCAGTACGGATACCGGACACCAGCATGTACCTGAAGAATGAGAAGTTCACAGTAGAATTCTATAGTGGAGAAGAGATGCCCGAGGAATTCCGGGGCAAGAAGGTTCTCCCTAAGCTTTACGAGACTAAGGCGGTTCTATATGAATGTACGGCGGATTGCAGCGATCCCTCCAAGGAGCCTCAGCTTGCGGAAGTTGCCCGGCACGACATTCAGGTGAATTCTCCGCTGAGCTACCAAGGAATGAAAGCGTATCAGTTCGACTATGATCTTACGCCTGTGCTGCGTTCCGTGCAGCCTGATCTCGTCAATGCTTCAACCGGTGAGAGCTACGGCAAGTTCAGACTGGATATGAAGAATCCGCAGCGCAGCTTCAAGACGGGACCCTACACCCTTGAGCTGAAGGAGAAGTATATGGATTTCGGATTGAATGAGGAAGGCCGTCCGGTCTCTACCTCCCCTTATCCGAACGCTCCGGCGTTTCTCTTCCTGATCCGTGGTCCGGATCTGCCGGCAGAGGGGCAGCAATATTTCTATTTCCCGAAGCAGGTCGACAAGGAGCGCTTCCAGCAGTCGGCCATCAATGACAAGCTTGGAGGCGGCACACGGTTTCTGGAGCTTGAGGTGGGCAGTATGACGGATGTGGATTTCTCGGAATCCACCACCTATCTCAATATCCGTGTAGACCGGGCAATGCCGTTTGTCTGGATTGGTGCGGGTATTGTCATGCTGGGGCTGATTCTCGGCTTCTATTGGCAGCACAGACGCATTTGGCTGATCGTTGAGGGCGGACAGCTGGTGCTTGGAGGCCATACCAACAAGAACTGGTTCGGCTTCCGCCGTGAGCTCGTTTCTATTCTGGAGCAGATAGACATGACAGTCGATGACAAATCATTGGACAACGGAGGAGGCATGGCATGA
- the resA gene encoding thiol-disulfide oxidoreductase ResA has protein sequence MGKARKPIQIVILFLIVLLGGYAISSSVFGGDGKPQEGGKAPNFELLGLDGATHTLEEFRGKSVVLNFWGSWCAPCVKEMPALQAQWEKWKDQGVVVLGVNVGEDQMTVDNFVKLVDIDFPVVMDKGRDAVRSYGVSPLPTTFFINTKGRVDSIHIGQLDLSSLDEQIGKLVEP, from the coding sequence ATGGGCAAAGCCAGGAAGCCAATCCAAATCGTGATACTATTTCTAATCGTTCTGCTTGGGGGTTATGCTATCAGCTCCTCTGTGTTCGGGGGGGACGGCAAGCCGCAAGAAGGCGGGAAAGCGCCTAATTTTGAATTGCTTGGGCTGGACGGTGCGACCCATACGCTGGAGGAATTCAGAGGGAAGTCGGTTGTGCTGAACTTCTGGGGCTCCTGGTGCGCACCATGCGTGAAGGAAATGCCTGCACTCCAGGCACAGTGGGAGAAATGGAAGGACCAGGGTGTTGTAGTCTTGGGCGTGAATGTGGGCGAGGATCAGATGACGGTGGACAATTTCGTGAAGCTCGTGGATATTGATTTTCCGGTTGTGATGGATAAGGGACGCGACGCGGTCCGCAGCTACGGGGTCTCCCCGCTGCCCACCACCTTCTTCATTAATACAAAGGGCAGGGTGGACAGCATTCATATCGGCCAGCTGGATCTGAGCTCGCTTGACGAGCAAATCGGGAAGCTGGTGGAACCATGA
- a CDS encoding pseudouridine synthase yields MERLQKILAQAGVASRRKCEEMILAGKVEVNGELVTTLGTKADPATDIIKVSGRLIRGENKIYIMFNKPKGVITSASDDKGRKVVTDYLKGITERVYPVGRLDYDTEGLLLLTNDGEFANLLTHPKHHVPKTYLATVKGVPHGTALDKLKAGIKLEDGMTAPAEVEYKDIDEANKEAVISITIHEGRNRQVRRMFEAVSHPVIRLKRISFGDILLQNLKRGSYRHLTKDEINHLQQIAKAGMLRDNQTRKDT; encoded by the coding sequence ATGGAAAGATTACAGAAAATTTTGGCGCAAGCAGGTGTTGCGTCCAGACGCAAATGTGAAGAAATGATTTTGGCCGGTAAAGTGGAAGTCAACGGGGAACTCGTAACTACGCTTGGCACGAAGGCGGACCCCGCAACCGATATTATTAAAGTCTCGGGCAGACTGATCCGGGGCGAGAATAAAATCTATATTATGTTCAACAAGCCCAAAGGTGTAATTACAAGCGCCTCGGATGACAAGGGCCGCAAGGTAGTAACGGATTACCTGAAAGGAATCACAGAGCGCGTATACCCTGTAGGCCGCTTGGACTACGATACCGAAGGGCTGCTGCTGCTGACGAATGACGGTGAGTTTGCCAACCTGCTCACGCATCCGAAGCATCATGTGCCGAAGACGTATCTGGCCACGGTCAAGGGTGTGCCGCACGGCACAGCGCTGGACAAGCTGAAGGCCGGCATTAAGCTGGAGGACGGCATGACCGCTCCGGCGGAAGTTGAATACAAGGATATCGATGAAGCCAATAAGGAAGCGGTAATCAGCATCACCATCCATGAAGGCCGCAACCGCCAGGTCCGGCGGATGTTCGAGGCCGTATCACATCCGGTTATCCGGCTGAAGCGGATTTCCTTCGGGGATATCCTGCTCCAGAATCTCAAACGCGGCTCCTACCGCCATTTGACCAAGGATGAGATCAATCATCTGCAGCAAATTGCCAAAGCGGGAATGCTTCGGGATAATCAGACACGTAAAGACACATAA
- a CDS encoding N-acetylmuramoyl-L-alanine amidase, translating to MEYKGFILHHSRCPSINGKGFDFWVGLNGSVYAAPLLTDPEHIHICLEGNYGEAEQLPQLAERQQQLFAAGKLILELSGRYQMSPLTVEPHSETCPGAFFPWNDLVIYASDGYH from the coding sequence GTGGAATACAAAGGCTTTATTCTGCATCATTCCCGCTGTCCGTCTATTAACGGCAAAGGCTTTGACTTCTGGGTCGGACTGAACGGCTCGGTCTATGCGGCTCCGCTGCTGACAGACCCGGAGCATATTCATATATGCCTTGAGGGCAACTATGGGGAGGCGGAGCAATTGCCCCAGCTGGCGGAGCGCCAGCAGCAGCTGTTCGCGGCAGGGAAGCTTATACTGGAGCTGTCCGGGCGCTATCAAATGTCGCCGCTTACGGTGGAGCCGCATAGCGAAACTTGCCCCGGCGCATTTTTTCCGTGGAATGACCTTGTGATTTATGCCTCTGATGGTTATCATTAA
- a CDS encoding transposase, protein MSGTRRSYNEEYKRQTVKYIQEQTKTVAELALELDIPAKTLHKWLGQYRQFENEPIITPDKYRELERQLKERERELADLTEEMAILKKAVHIFSNPKN, encoded by the coding sequence ATGAGTGGAACACGGAGAAGCTACAATGAAGAATACAAAAGACAGACCGTCAAGTACATCCAGGAGCAGACGAAAACGGTAGCGGAATTGGCCCTGGAGCTGGACATCCCCGCCAAAACGTTGCATAAATGGCTAGGACAGTATCGGCAGTTTGAGAATGAGCCCATCATTACTCCAGACAAATACAGAGAGCTGGAACGTCAACTGAAGGAGAGGGAGCGAGAGCTCGCAGACCTGACCGAAGAGATGGCCATCCTAAAAAAAGCAGTGCACATCTTCAGCAACCCAAAGAACTGA
- a CDS encoding IS3 family transposase encodes MEDHRSEFPVEKMCRVFQVSRSGYYKWRTAEPSPQATRKALLLKRIAYHFHDSKGRYGSPKIKVLLEREGHRVSERTVGKYMKELGLRSCVAKRFRVCTTDSNHPLPIAPNLLNQQFHTEKPNQTWVADITYIPCREGRMYLASVLDLCTREIVGWRLSDRMTTDLVQGALDAAYQAKRPGKGLIHHSDRGSQYASADYRERLKSYQMTASMSRKGNCYDNACIESFHSLLKKELVYWNRFKTKQQAYDAIFQYIEFFYNRKRIHGALGYVSPVQFAATFKRKTM; translated from the coding sequence ATTGAAGATCATCGCTCCGAGTTCCCTGTGGAGAAGATGTGCCGTGTCTTTCAGGTGTCCCGGAGCGGTTATTACAAATGGAGAACAGCAGAACCTAGCCCCCAAGCCACCCGCAAAGCGTTGCTATTAAAGCGGATAGCCTATCATTTCCATGACTCTAAGGGTCGCTATGGCAGTCCCAAAATCAAGGTTCTCCTCGAACGTGAAGGGCACCGGGTCAGTGAACGCACCGTAGGAAAGTATATGAAGGAACTCGGTCTGCGCTCTTGTGTCGCGAAACGATTTCGGGTATGCACCACCGACTCCAACCATCCGTTACCCATTGCCCCCAACCTGTTGAACCAGCAATTTCACACGGAAAAGCCGAACCAGACGTGGGTGGCGGATATCACCTACATTCCCTGCCGGGAAGGACGGATGTACTTGGCGAGCGTACTGGACCTGTGTACCCGGGAGATTGTCGGCTGGCGGCTTAGCGACCGGATGACCACTGACCTCGTACAAGGCGCTCTGGACGCTGCTTATCAGGCCAAACGCCCCGGGAAGGGCTTGATTCATCATTCGGATCGGGGCTCCCAGTACGCCTCTGCAGACTACCGGGAACGCCTAAAGTCGTACCAGATGACTGCAAGCATGAGCCGCAAAGGAAACTGTTATGATAACGCCTGTATCGAATCGTTTCACAGCCTCTTAAAAAAAGAGTTGGTGTACTGGAATCGATTTAAAACGAAGCAACAGGCGTATGATGCCATCTTCCAGTACATTGAATTTTTCTACAACCGCAAACGAATCCATGGGGCGCTGGGTTACGTTTCTCCGGTTCAGTTTGCAGCCACATTTAAGCGAAAAACGATGTAG
- a CDS encoding spore maturation protein, with the protein MLQLISLISAWAIPVMVTFIPLYAFTRKVPVYESFVEGAKDGFGTAIAIIPHLVGMLVAISVFRASGALDFLMGFVSPLLQGLGIPSEVLPLGLLRPLTGTGSLAYTTDLIRVHGPDSLIGMIASTIQGSTDTTLYVLTVYFGAVGIRNGRYALKVGLFSDVVGFIAAIAVCLLVFG; encoded by the coding sequence GTGTTACAACTGATCAGTCTGATCTCTGCCTGGGCGATTCCGGTGATGGTTACCTTTATTCCGCTGTATGCCTTCACGCGTAAGGTTCCGGTCTATGAATCTTTCGTGGAGGGTGCGAAGGACGGGTTCGGCACCGCCATTGCAATTATCCCCCATCTGGTCGGTATGCTGGTGGCGATCAGTGTGTTCCGCGCGTCCGGCGCGCTGGACTTCCTCATGGGCTTTGTAAGCCCTCTGCTGCAGGGGCTGGGCATTCCGTCAGAGGTGCTTCCGCTCGGTCTCCTGCGCCCGCTGACGGGCACTGGATCACTTGCCTATACCACAGACCTGATCCGCGTCCACGGCCCGGACTCTCTCATCGGTATGATTGCTTCTACTATACAGGGCAGCACAGACACCACCCTGTATGTGCTTACTGTGTATTTCGGCGCCGTAGGCATCCGCAACGGCCGCTATGCCCTGAAGGTGGGCCTGTTCTCGGACGTTGTCGGCTTTATAGCTGCCATTGCCGTTTGTCTGCTGGTGTTCGGGTAG
- a CDS encoding nucleoside recognition domain-containing protein, which yields MLNGIWLGMILIGFGFAAVNGRMNEFTAAVFDGAKSGVTVSFGLISVLVFWLGIMRIAEDADLLKKISRVLGPVVSFLFPDVPKGHPAIGYILSNMSANLLGLGNAATPMGIKAMQELQTLNPDKETATPAMCTLLALNTASITLIPATLIAIRLNYGSADPAAIVGTTLAATAVATLAAIAADRLFRRLTLLRRPPGPPPVLNTGTGPANGSGALPQSSVKG from the coding sequence ATGTTAAATGGAATCTGGCTGGGGATGATTCTGATCGGGTTTGGCTTTGCGGCAGTTAACGGAAGGATGAATGAATTCACCGCCGCTGTATTCGATGGTGCGAAGAGCGGGGTGACTGTCAGCTTCGGGCTGATCAGTGTGCTGGTGTTCTGGCTGGGCATTATGCGGATTGCGGAGGATGCCGACCTGCTGAAGAAAATCTCCAGAGTGCTGGGTCCGGTAGTCTCCTTTCTGTTCCCGGATGTGCCCAAAGGGCACCCCGCCATCGGCTACATTCTCTCCAATATGAGCGCCAACCTGCTGGGTCTGGGGAATGCGGCCACTCCGATGGGCATTAAGGCGATGCAGGAGCTGCAGACACTGAACCCGGATAAGGAGACCGCAACGCCGGCCATGTGTACCCTGCTTGCGCTGAATACCGCCAGCATCACCCTGATTCCGGCGACCCTGATTGCGATCCGGCTGAATTACGGATCGGCGGACCCGGCGGCCATAGTCGGAACCACTCTGGCCGCGACGGCGGTGGCGACCCTGGCGGCGATTGCTGCGGACAGGCTGTTCCGCCGCCTGACTCTGCTCCGCAGGCCGCCCGGACCGCCGCCGGTCCTCAACACCGGGACAGGCCCGGCGAACGGGAGCGGGGCACTCCCACAATCTTCGGTGAAAGGGTGA
- a CDS encoding D-alanyl-D-alanine carboxypeptidase family protein has protein sequence MNMKTLTRKSMLSLLLCALLLALVPVSAIRAENLSISTHARAAALIDVTSGRILYSSRGDEPMLIASLTKIMTALVAIENGDITSKVKVGKNAFAKEGSSLYLKLGEEMTLKDMLYGLMLRSGNDAATAIAEHVGGSEQGFVYLMNAKAQELNLKNTHFANPHGLDAEGHFSSANDLAILTAYAMHNPVFKEIVATKEKTADNPYEKWDYKWSNKNKMLRLYEGADGVKTGYTKKALRCLVSSATRDGQQLVAVTLNDGNDWNDHASLLDFGFNHYPLKTLVERGEAVKGYSLVTGKAFAYPLGQGEEARLVNKLVLSADPQTSANGNAAGTGSAGAGSSVSAGAGRAGVNASGSEGDVNFGLRGVIILRLGDQEIGRVPVYTPGQLPPETSPYVKKYNAASASAYPAGNWLQAFGSALRALFHTGE, from the coding sequence ATGAACATGAAGACATTAACCCGAAAATCTATGCTGTCCTTACTGTTATGTGCGCTGCTGCTTGCGCTGGTGCCGGTGTCTGCCATCCGGGCGGAGAACCTTTCGATTTCCACGCACGCGAGGGCGGCTGCGCTAATTGATGTGACATCCGGAAGAATTCTGTACAGCAGCCGCGGGGATGAACCGATGCTGATTGCCAGTCTGACCAAAATTATGACCGCCCTTGTGGCGATAGAGAACGGCGATATTACGTCGAAGGTCAAGGTCGGCAAAAATGCTTTTGCCAAGGAGGGCTCCTCCCTGTACCTGAAGCTGGGCGAGGAAATGACGCTGAAGGATATGCTGTACGGACTGATGCTGCGCTCCGGCAATGATGCGGCAACGGCAATCGCCGAGCATGTCGGCGGTTCGGAGCAGGGGTTCGTCTACCTGATGAACGCCAAGGCGCAGGAGCTGAATTTGAAAAATACGCATTTTGCCAATCCGCACGGATTAGATGCAGAAGGCCACTTTTCCAGTGCAAATGATCTGGCCATATTGACTGCCTATGCAATGCATAATCCGGTGTTCAAGGAGATCGTAGCCACCAAAGAGAAGACAGCGGACAATCCCTATGAGAAGTGGGACTATAAATGGAGCAACAAGAATAAGATGCTGCGCCTCTACGAAGGAGCGGACGGGGTCAAGACGGGGTATACCAAAAAAGCGCTGCGCTGCCTGGTAAGCTCCGCTACAAGGGACGGGCAGCAGCTCGTGGCCGTTACGCTGAACGACGGCAATGACTGGAACGACCATGCCTCGCTGCTGGACTTCGGCTTCAACCACTATCCGCTGAAGACGCTGGTTGAGCGGGGCGAGGCCGTCAAAGGCTACAGTCTGGTGACCGGCAAGGCCTTCGCCTATCCGCTGGGTCAGGGGGAGGAAGCAAGGCTCGTCAACAAGCTGGTGCTTAGTGCAGATCCGCAGACTTCTGCGAATGGCAATGCTGCGGGTACGGGGAGTGCAGGTGCTGGTTCCAGTGTAAGTGCGGGTGCGGGCAGGGCAGGTGTAAATGCCAGCGGGAGTGAGGGCGATGTTAACTTCGGGCTCAGAGGAGTGATTATTTTACGGCTGGGGGATCAGGAGATCGGGCGGGTTCCGGTGTACACGCCTGGTCAGCTCCCGCCGGAGACCTCGCCGTATGTGAAAAAATATAACGCTGCGAGTGCCTCCGCCTACCCGGCGGGCAACTGGCTGCAGGCCTTCGGCAGTGCGCTGCGGGCGCTGTTTCACACGGGGGAATAG
- the ytfJ gene encoding GerW family sporulation protein, translating to MSDHPIQGLMQTAMENIKGMVDVNTIVGDPVETPDGTVILPISKVTFGFAAGGSDFRVEDDGPGVNSSGSGVKMLPFGGGSGGGVSIRPIAFLVVGREGVHIVPLDNQTHLFEKIIDATPNLLDKIQNMFQPGMVPEASDIPGSKVTKTVVETGSGSSDHSSTH from the coding sequence ATGTCAGATCATCCGATTCAAGGTCTCATGCAGACCGCAATGGAGAATATTAAAGGCATGGTTGATGTAAATACAATTGTCGGAGATCCGGTTGAAACGCCCGATGGCACCGTCATTCTGCCAATTAGCAAGGTGACGTTCGGTTTCGCAGCAGGCGGCAGTGACTTCAGGGTGGAGGATGATGGTCCGGGCGTGAACAGCAGCGGGTCCGGCGTCAAAATGCTTCCCTTCGGGGGCGGCAGCGGGGGCGGTGTGTCTATTCGTCCGATTGCTTTTCTAGTCGTTGGCAGGGAAGGGGTACATATTGTGCCGCTGGATAATCAGACTCATCTGTTCGAGAAAATTATTGATGCCACGCCTAACCTGCTCGACAAAATTCAGAATATGTTCCAGCCCGGCATGGTTCCCGAAGCTTCGGACATTCCCGGCTCCAAGGTAACCAAAACCGTTGTAGAGACCGGGTCCGGCTCGTCTGACCATTCGTCAACACATTAG
- a CDS encoding DUF2953 domain-containing protein — protein sequence MTLWLAIPLILLLLVVLLFLLVLASSIHFHFRVRRLGKDDRIEFDIKAVYGLVKIHYEVPALVFQSLEQGIKLKVEKSGIAPVKLDSEKEGQVDKESVTQWLKNVRTALHATRGLKKWLKDTLSHIQITKLDWSTDFSLGEAATTATAVGALWGLKWTMIGVLSRMVRLVHKPGIFVAPVFRDQPSFATEAVCSGKLSAGYALYAGLLLLRRVSKVEGGLGRWKKLLRRERS from the coding sequence GTGACGTTATGGCTGGCAATACCTTTAATCCTGCTGCTGCTCGTTGTTCTGCTGTTCCTGCTGGTTCTGGCGTCATCGATTCATTTTCACTTTCGTGTACGAAGACTGGGGAAGGATGACCGCATCGAATTCGACATCAAAGCTGTATATGGCCTCGTTAAAATTCATTATGAGGTGCCTGCGCTGGTCTTCCAGAGCCTCGAACAGGGAATTAAGCTCAAGGTGGAGAAAAGCGGAATCGCACCGGTGAAGCTGGATAGCGAGAAGGAAGGGCAGGTCGATAAGGAATCTGTGACGCAATGGCTAAAGAATGTACGTACTGCGTTACATGCCACCCGCGGATTGAAAAAATGGCTGAAAGACACCCTGTCCCATATTCAGATCACCAAGCTGGACTGGTCCACGGACTTCTCTCTGGGGGAGGCTGCAACGACCGCCACGGCGGTAGGGGCCTTATGGGGACTGAAGTGGACGATGATCGGCGTGCTCTCCCGCATGGTCAGACTGGTGCATAAGCCGGGAATATTTGTGGCTCCTGTCTTCCGGGATCAGCCTTCTTTTGCAACGGAAGCCGTCTGCAGCGGCAAGCTGTCCGCCGGATATGCGCTCTATGCAGGGCTTCTGCTGCTGCGCCGAGTGTCGAAGGTGGAAGGCGGTCTGGGCCGGTGGAAGAAATTGCTCAGACGTGAACGCTCCTAA